Proteins found in one Mucilaginibacter gracilis genomic segment:
- a CDS encoding addiction module protein, translating into MNKATLKQKLHDYIDIAEEKKLKAIYTILESELEEGKWWNDKETVAELERRTEELRTGKEKGFTWDEIKERVRKSSPANQKA; encoded by the coding sequence ATGAACAAGGCAACATTAAAGCAAAAGCTTCACGATTATATAGATATAGCTGAAGAAAAAAAATTAAAGGCTATTTATACGATACTGGAAAGTGAGTTAGAAGAAGGTAAGTGGTGGAATGATAAGGAAACTGTTGCCGAACTGGAACGCAGAACTGAAGAACTGAGAACCGGTAAAGAAAAAGGTTTTACATGGGATGAAATCAAAGAACGTGTCCGAAAATCATCACCGGCAAATCAAAAGGCCTGA
- a CDS encoding type II toxin-antitoxin system RelE/ParE family toxin — protein sequence MYQLIFHSETQKDLQESYDWYEEQGENLGEQLLYQIEEGLEKVKNNPFHYQIITKKLRQALIEVFPFVICYEIDEKRELIYVSAIFHTSRNPKQKLRRKFNK from the coding sequence ATGTATCAACTAATATTTCATTCAGAAACACAAAAGGATCTTCAGGAATCGTACGATTGGTATGAGGAACAGGGCGAAAATTTAGGCGAACAATTATTATATCAAATTGAAGAGGGCTTAGAGAAAGTTAAAAATAATCCTTTTCATTATCAAATTATCACCAAAAAGTTGCGGCAGGCTTTAATTGAGGTCTTCCCTTTTGTAATATGTTATGAAATAGATGAAAAGAGAGAATTGATTTATGTATCAGCTATCTTTCATACCAGCCGTAATCCTAAGCAAAAGCTTCGTCGAAAGTTTAATAAATAA